A genome region from Setaria italica strain Yugu1 chromosome III, Setaria_italica_v2.0, whole genome shotgun sequence includes the following:
- the LOC101757931 gene encoding transcription factor PCF8 isoform X2: MISGNLTNEELAASRCTKAEGPAAGAVAVAAKSPAVPSSRHWPPSTESRIVRVSRVFGGKDRHSKVRTVKGLRDRRVRLSVPTAIQLYDLQDRLGLSQPSKVVDWLLDAAQHEIDKLPPLQFPPHAQDLVAHLPSSMMAPFANGGGADRASAAANATTGAASAAMVDGDKRHCHGAGIKGLMGLNNPVGLVNGAMPLAHGLYYTAGEPWANGNSVHDQLVFYSPEGGGFAMKEAADHQFPVDNLDHSQGQLSLSSARSFLHPGSQG, from the exons ATGATAAGCGGCAACCTCACAAATGAAGAGCTGGCGGCCAGCAGGTGCACCAAGGCCGAgggcccggccgccggcgccgtcgccgtcgccgccaagaGTCCCGCCGTGCCGAGCTCGCGACACTGGCCGCCGTCCACGGAGTCAAGGATCGTGCGCGTCTCCCGGGTGTTCGGCGGCAAGGACCGGCACAGCAAGGTGAGGACGGTCAAGGGGCTGCGCGACCGGCGTGTGCGGCTGTCCGTGCCGACGGCGATCCAGCTCTACGATCTGCAGGACCGGCTGGGCCTCAGCCAGCCGAGCAAGGTGGTGGACTGGTTGCTCGACGCCGCGCAGCACGAGATCGACAAGCTGCCGCCGCTCCAGTTCCCGCCGCATGCGCAGGACCTCGTCGCCCACCTGCCCTCCTCCATGATGGCGCCGTtcgccaacggcggcggcgccgaccgcgcctccgccgccgcaaacGCGACTACGGGTGCGGCGTCCGCGGCGAtggtcgacggcgacaagcgcCACTGCCACGGCGCCGGCATTAAGGGACTCATGGGCCTCAACAATCCCGTCGGCCTCGTCAACGGCGCCATGCCGCTGGCTCACGGCTTGTACTACACGGCCGGCGAGCCTTGGGCCAATGGCAATTCCGTCCACGACCAG CTCGTCTTCTACTCGCCGGAAGGCGGCGGTTTCGCCATGAAAGAAGCCGCCGATCATCAGTTCCCTGTAGATAACCTCGACCATTCGCAAGGACAGCTCTCACTGAGCTCAGCAAGAAGCTTCCTTCACCCCGGCAGCCAGGGATGA
- the LOC101757931 gene encoding transcription factor TCP13 isoform X1: protein MISGNLTNEELAASRCTKAEGPAAGAVAVAAKSPAVPSSRHWPPSTESRIVRVSRVFGGKDRHSKVRTVKGLRDRRVRLSVPTAIQLYDLQDRLGLSQPSKVVDWLLDAAQHEIDKLPPLQFPPHAQDLVAHLPSSMMAPFANGGGADRASAAANATTGAASAAMVDGDKRHCHGAGIKGLMGLNNPVGLVNGAMPLAHGLYYTAGEPWANGNSVHDQVSHHGTSPQTVAHHSPFSSLLSLAPGPQLVFYSPEGGGFAMKEAADHQFPVDNLDHSQGQLSLSSARSFLHPGSQG, encoded by the coding sequence ATGATAAGCGGCAACCTCACAAATGAAGAGCTGGCGGCCAGCAGGTGCACCAAGGCCGAgggcccggccgccggcgccgtcgccgtcgccgccaagaGTCCCGCCGTGCCGAGCTCGCGACACTGGCCGCCGTCCACGGAGTCAAGGATCGTGCGCGTCTCCCGGGTGTTCGGCGGCAAGGACCGGCACAGCAAGGTGAGGACGGTCAAGGGGCTGCGCGACCGGCGTGTGCGGCTGTCCGTGCCGACGGCGATCCAGCTCTACGATCTGCAGGACCGGCTGGGCCTCAGCCAGCCGAGCAAGGTGGTGGACTGGTTGCTCGACGCCGCGCAGCACGAGATCGACAAGCTGCCGCCGCTCCAGTTCCCGCCGCATGCGCAGGACCTCGTCGCCCACCTGCCCTCCTCCATGATGGCGCCGTtcgccaacggcggcggcgccgaccgcgcctccgccgccgcaaacGCGACTACGGGTGCGGCGTCCGCGGCGAtggtcgacggcgacaagcgcCACTGCCACGGCGCCGGCATTAAGGGACTCATGGGCCTCAACAATCCCGTCGGCCTCGTCAACGGCGCCATGCCGCTGGCTCACGGCTTGTACTACACGGCCGGCGAGCCTTGGGCCAATGGCAATTCCGTCCACGACCAGGTGAGCCATCATGGCACTTCGCCTCAGACGGTGGCTCACCACTCGCCGTTCTCATCACTGCTGTCTCTCGCTCCGGGGCCTCAGCTCGTCTTCTACTCGCCGGAAGGCGGCGGTTTCGCCATGAAAGAAGCCGCCGATCATCAGTTCCCTGTAGATAACCTCGACCATTCGCAAGGACAGCTCTCACTGAGCTCAGCAAGAAGCTTCCTTCACCCCGGCAGCCAGGGATGA